The Apibacter raozihei genome contains a region encoding:
- a CDS encoding ABC transporter ATP-binding protein, with the protein MSSLKKILKQFAYPYKKYFFSGVFFNILYSLFSVVSVLSIMPILDMLLGGSVRQQETLAHVQEQITDGWSGWFTRLKYEFYLYLQNNIEQVGAKTFLTYLCIAVVCLFLLRNVFRYIAQYFIVLLRSGVSKDLRLAMFDKILALPVSFFTERKKGDIMIRLSGDVGEVEGNILNAVLELFRTPFSILITLASLLIISPSLTVIALVVLPFMAWIISSIGKSLKKDARRGLNESGNVLSIIDETLNGGKVIKIFNAEETMRQRFMNSVLYLRKLSINMMKKYELASPSSEFLGSVAMIVITWYGGTLILEGKGMDLSSFLVYTGLFFQLLEPAKTLSTSLTNLHKGSASTDRLIETLETSVQIYEPENPVELTEIKQGITFQNVEFQYEEKQPVLQDVTINIPIGKTVAIVGQSGGGKTTLANLLARFYDVSGGKILVDGHDLRDLNLKSYRKLLGMVTQESILFHDTIANNIKLSNPNASMDDVINAARVANALEFIERQPEGFDTSIGEGGAKLSGGQKQRIAIARAILKNPPVMILDEATSALDTQSERLVQEALDNLMTNRTSLVIAHRLSTIINADLIVVMERGKVIEQGTHQELLEKNGTYKNLIDMQKFA; encoded by the coding sequence ATGAGTTCACTTAAAAAAATTCTTAAACAATTTGCTTATCCCTACAAGAAATACTTTTTCTCAGGGGTTTTTTTTAATATTTTATATTCTTTATTTTCTGTAGTTTCCGTTCTTTCCATTATGCCTATTTTAGACATGCTTTTGGGAGGAAGTGTAAGACAACAAGAAACACTTGCCCATGTGCAGGAACAAATAACAGACGGTTGGTCGGGTTGGTTTACACGGCTTAAATATGAATTTTATTTATATCTTCAAAATAATATAGAACAGGTAGGAGCTAAAACGTTTCTGACCTATTTGTGTATAGCGGTGGTTTGTTTATTTTTATTACGTAATGTTTTCAGATACATTGCACAGTATTTTATAGTTCTATTACGTAGCGGAGTTTCAAAAGATCTCCGTCTGGCTATGTTTGATAAAATTCTGGCTTTACCGGTTTCTTTTTTTACGGAGAGAAAAAAAGGAGATATTATGATTAGACTTTCCGGAGACGTAGGAGAGGTAGAAGGAAATATTTTAAATGCTGTTTTGGAATTATTCAGAACTCCATTTTCTATTCTTATTACTTTAGCCTCTTTGCTTATAATAAGTCCATCGTTGACTGTCATAGCTTTGGTAGTTTTACCATTTATGGCATGGATTATTTCATCTATAGGTAAAAGCTTAAAAAAAGATGCTCGTAGAGGACTTAATGAATCAGGAAATGTTTTATCTATCATTGATGAAACATTAAACGGAGGAAAGGTAATTAAGATATTTAATGCTGAAGAAACCATGAGACAGCGGTTTATGAATAGCGTGCTGTACTTGCGAAAACTATCTATAAATATGATGAAAAAGTATGAACTGGCATCACCTTCATCAGAATTTTTAGGTTCGGTAGCAATGATTGTTATTACGTGGTATGGAGGTACACTGATTCTTGAAGGAAAAGGAATGGATTTATCTTCTTTTCTTGTTTATACAGGTTTGTTTTTTCAATTACTGGAACCGGCAAAAACCCTTTCTACTTCTTTAACTAATTTGCATAAAGGTAGTGCATCTACTGACAGACTGATTGAAACTCTTGAAACAAGTGTTCAAATATATGAACCTGAAAATCCGGTAGAATTAACAGAAATCAAACAGGGTATTACTTTCCAAAATGTTGAATTTCAATATGAAGAAAAACAACCGGTTTTACAAGATGTTACAATTAATATACCTATCGGAAAAACCGTTGCCATTGTAGGACAGAGTGGGGGAGGAAAAACTACTTTAGCTAATTTATTGGCTCGTTTTTACGATGTTTCTGGAGGTAAAATATTGGTTGATGGACATGATTTAAGAGATTTGAACCTTAAAAGTTATCGAAAGCTTTTAGGTATGGTTACTCAGGAATCTATTTTATTTCATGATACGATAGCTAATAACATAAAATTAAGTAATCCTAATGCATCTATGGATGATGTTATAAATGCTGCAAGAGTGGCTAATGCATTAGAATTTATTGAAAGACAGCCTGAAGGGTTTGACACTTCCATTGGAGAAGGTGGAGCTAAATTATCTGGAGGACAAAAACAAAGGATAGCCATAGCAAGAGCCATTCTGAAAAATCCTCCGGTAATGATATTGGATGAAGCAACTTCTGCTTTAGACACTCAGAGTGAACGTTTAGTACAAGAAGCTTTAGACAATCTTATGACAAACCGTACATCATTAGTAATAGCTCACCGTTTATCAACAATTATTAATGCTGACCTAATCGTTGTAATGGAAAGAGGAAAAGTTATAGAACAAGGAACACATCAGGAATTGCTAGAGAAAAACGGCACCTATAAAAACCTGATTGATATGCAAAAATTTGCTTAA
- a CDS encoding GAF domain-containing protein, whose amino-acid sequence MKTLEKRTDIILESSIDTIDKLQKICQLLYDEIDYYNWVGFYFKNGDKDELKLGPYVGAATDHIIIPFGKGICGQVAVSNETFMVQDVNEQDNYLSCSIDTKSEIVVPIFKNGNNIGQIDIDSHKINPFTLDDRTFLENLCEKLGLLL is encoded by the coding sequence ATGAAAACATTAGAAAAGAGAACAGATATTATTTTAGAGTCATCTATAGATACAATTGATAAACTTCAAAAGATTTGTCAGCTTTTATATGATGAAATTGATTATTATAACTGGGTAGGTTTTTATTTTAAAAATGGTGATAAAGACGAGTTGAAACTGGGACCTTATGTCGGAGCTGCTACAGATCATATCATTATTCCCTTCGGAAAAGGTATTTGTGGACAGGTAGCAGTATCAAATGAAACCTTTATGGTTCAGGATGTGAATGAACAGGACAATTATTTATCCTGTAGTATTGATACTAAATCTGAAATTGTAGTACCTATTTTCAAAAATGGTAATAATATTGGTCAAATAGATATCGACAGTCACAAAATAAATCCATTTACTTTAGATGATAGAACTTTCCTTGAAAACCTTTGTGAAAAATTAGGTTTATTGCTTTAA
- a CDS encoding MerR family transcriptional regulator: MKKVLIVSAFVLASGVAFSQTSKNVEDPIKREERAKDLKDKMAKELNLSENQIKQINAIDDKYKSQEESLHAQAEAIHEKRKKLREDKKAEIDKIFTEEQKLKLKDMKDKYHGKKMHHSDSRKGSSKRK; encoded by the coding sequence ATGAAAAAGGTATTAATAGTAAGCGCTTTTGTTTTAGCTTCCGGTGTAGCATTTTCTCAAACAAGTAAAAATGTAGAAGATCCTATCAAAAGAGAAGAAAGAGCTAAAGATCTTAAAGATAAAATGGCAAAAGAACTTAATTTGTCAGAAAATCAGATTAAACAAATCAATGCAATTGACGATAAATATAAGTCTCAGGAAGAATCTCTCCATGCACAGGCAGAAGCTATTCATGAAAAAAGAAAAAAGCTGAGAGAGGATAAAAAAGCTGAAATTGATAAAATTTTTACCGAAGAACAAAAACTTAAATTAAAAGACATGAAGGATAAATATCATGGTAAAAAGATGCATCATAGCGACAGCAGAAAAGGTAGCTCTAAAAGAAAATAG